In a single window of the Spirochaetaceae bacterium genome:
- a CDS encoding S8 family serine peptidase translates to MVAAAGNHGSAVRAPANSTYTVAVAGANAKGSLARTSNYGPEIDVVAPGGDPSSEIPTLGVGGAPDMARWIVRPDHGTSIAAAYVSGALALLAGIDRSLTLGEARGLLASAADDLVARGENDRLESELLDVFTLFGSYPRQRIERLAYRRARGVRAAAIGPGERAVTRRPTVLAELPATG, encoded by the coding sequence GTGGTGGCCGCGGCGGGCAATCACGGCTCTGCCGTTCGCGCGCCGGCCAACTCCACTTACACCGTGGCGGTGGCGGGGGCGAATGCGAAGGGTTCGCTGGCGCGGACCTCCAACTATGGTCCTGAAATCGACGTCGTCGCACCGGGCGGGGATCCTTCGAGTGAGATCCCGACGCTCGGCGTGGGCGGCGCACCCGACATGGCTCGTTGGATTGTACGTCCTGACCACGGAACCTCCATCGCCGCCGCGTACGTGAGCGGCGCTCTGGCTTTGCTCGCCGGCATCGATCGGTCGCTGACCTTGGGTGAGGCGCGGGGGCTGTTGGCTTCCGCTGCCGACGACCTGGTAGCCCGGGGAGAGAATGATCGGCTTGAGTCGGAGTTGTTGGACGTATTCACCCTATTTGGCTCTTATCCGAGGCAGCGCATCGAGCGGCTTGCCTATCGACGCGCACGCGGTGTCAGGGCTGCGGCGATTGGACCGGGCGAGCGGGCGGTAACGCGTCGGCCGACGGTGCTGGCGGAACTCCCAGCTACGGGATGA
- a CDS encoding UvrD-helicase domain-containing protein — MQRTYTLLLHDTVRAYLLSLGSRARQRLREKLEFLQHGLWDTGVRVKKLKGAARAVFEARLTRGDRILFTLGSGTGGTTPIYVWGVVQHDDVTAAERRIVPVNAPFLDFEPLAVESLPELDADTLDGGYFSLVQSQPSAEHAAGAGGDETAPPAAEWSAVGTDTGPQRWLVVDDEEWQRLQQAHRSDHLELYLYLTREQARLLGSEPPLLLSGTAGSGKTTIAVYFLLRHRVRRLDAAAGGRQESATSATLGGPPSGPERALFLTHSAQLKRFSERMYRGLVAATDLEKAPEAVRFSTYGELLEEILSRAGRRVPHRRPAGLAEFRAIFQNHPAAARYDAELVWEEIRAIVKGAKPQVSGRRFRELAARAGAAAATGRERAELAEYVVRLANLEAGSRLDAMRARRTSFATLREFAACLRGGDLSRLDEQQFLLDAALRLIDKQAARLGQPLLTLREYEGLGAKRAPNFPFERQEIHALAAYYQQQLEAAGLHDEIDLTRAALTYLERHDDQFRFDLVVCDEVQDFTDLQLALLFRLAEDPRRTVLTGDPKQIINPSGFRWEEVRARYYERGLAVPEVVNLSINFRSVGNIVGLANELLVLKRALVGAAAGEITERWMFRGRPPLLAEGLAEPAVLDAVRRGGAGQVVLVRTATERDRLRAALQSELVFTIADAKGLEFDAVLLWRFAGAEGAPGLWRRIAAGQVRGAADAPHIRHELSLLYVAVSRARNTLVIWDGETVSPIWGMAALATHVYRSPDADALAATWQRVSTPAEWEAQGDYFAEREHYAAAEECYRNAQASAKEEVARAHRLEQEGDHRTAAALFARHGRPEQAAANLERAGEFPEAARQWRRAGDEERAVSCEARHYEAAGNFKAAAKRWRQLGDEAAMLRTWDRGRQYRQLAAFYRERKASGEAARYLKLAGDHAGAAVEFRRAGMLEPAAQEFESARDYKRAAALYRRLGDSAALLRCLGSMHTGGAHEAALVYEEQRNWQKAAEHFRRYAGSSPEARADLERRLATITPKRPGMRAAVRMDALGHHLRAAPIYERHGHPARAAELYGADGEHEPAARCLAASGRLKDAARVALRAPAESALNAAVEHLYGYVLGNPAPGGRIVQDKQLVARVGELARAAGRLSRAGEHRPALAHYLALRKLPLEADAFRAEVLAAYAGLRRHADAVELCLRQGAPDAAHDYLDEYPDADWPIAAVERLAQRAGGRLGGVDDGEISGVLFRIMNSCLQRGGEPDRRPRLTALLRGMSPEFAFWTSLSRDCSELLIALRSYDHLVGVVVYLSVSGVDSADRRYFLDRLQTVAEAERDRELELCMLLGDDAAFGAAIADLEPAPHNVALFAESDTRYREAVALMLASGNAGEAASVCVRHGDFAEGGRIYERSGDLLLAARTFRDGELYDDARRCYAARGDEAGVARAFERERRHDEAMAIWQRLGRQREIERLARKMGRGG, encoded by the coding sequence ATGCAACGCACCTATACTCTCCTCCTGCACGACACGGTGCGCGCCTACCTCCTGTCCCTGGGCAGCCGCGCCCGGCAACGCCTGCGCGAGAAGCTGGAGTTCCTGCAGCACGGCCTGTGGGACACCGGCGTGCGCGTCAAGAAGCTCAAGGGGGCGGCGCGCGCGGTGTTCGAGGCGCGGCTGACGCGCGGCGACCGGATCCTGTTCACGCTCGGCAGCGGCACGGGCGGTACAACGCCGATCTACGTGTGGGGCGTGGTGCAACACGACGACGTCACCGCCGCCGAGCGCCGGATCGTGCCGGTGAACGCGCCGTTTCTCGACTTCGAACCGCTCGCCGTCGAGAGTCTGCCGGAGTTGGACGCGGACACCCTGGACGGTGGCTACTTCTCGCTGGTGCAGTCGCAACCCTCCGCCGAACACGCCGCCGGCGCGGGCGGGGACGAGACCGCGCCGCCCGCCGCCGAGTGGTCCGCCGTCGGCACCGACACCGGACCGCAGCGCTGGCTGGTGGTGGACGACGAGGAGTGGCAGCGCCTGCAGCAGGCGCATCGGAGCGACCACCTCGAGCTGTACCTCTACCTGACGCGTGAGCAGGCGCGCTTGCTCGGCAGCGAGCCGCCGCTGCTGCTGTCCGGCACGGCCGGCAGCGGCAAGACCACCATCGCCGTGTACTTCCTGTTGCGCCACCGCGTGCGGCGGCTCGACGCGGCCGCCGGCGGCCGGCAAGAGTCCGCGACGTCCGCGACCTTGGGCGGGCCGCCGTCCGGGCCGGAGCGGGCGCTGTTCCTGACCCACAGCGCCCAACTGAAGCGGTTCTCGGAGCGGATGTATCGCGGCCTGGTGGCCGCCACCGACCTGGAGAAGGCCCCTGAGGCGGTGCGCTTCTCCACCTACGGCGAACTGCTGGAGGAGATTCTGAGCCGCGCCGGACGGCGCGTACCGCACCGGCGGCCCGCGGGACTGGCCGAGTTTCGCGCCATCTTTCAGAACCACCCGGCGGCCGCGCGCTACGACGCCGAGCTGGTGTGGGAAGAGATCCGGGCGATCGTGAAGGGCGCGAAACCGCAGGTGAGCGGGCGCCGGTTCAGGGAACTGGCGGCCCGCGCCGGCGCCGCCGCGGCCACCGGCCGGGAACGGGCGGAGTTGGCGGAGTACGTGGTGCGGCTGGCCAACCTGGAGGCGGGATCCCGGCTCGACGCGATGCGCGCACGCAGGACCTCGTTCGCGACGCTGCGCGAGTTCGCGGCCTGCCTGCGCGGCGGAGACCTGTCCCGGCTGGACGAACAACAGTTCCTGCTCGACGCCGCGCTGCGCCTGATCGACAAGCAGGCCGCACGCCTGGGTCAGCCGCTGCTGACGCTGCGCGAGTACGAGGGGCTCGGGGCCAAGCGCGCGCCCAACTTTCCGTTCGAGCGGCAGGAGATCCATGCCTTGGCGGCGTACTACCAGCAGCAGTTGGAAGCGGCGGGGCTGCACGACGAGATCGACTTGACCCGGGCGGCGCTGACCTACCTGGAGCGGCACGATGACCAGTTCCGATTCGACCTGGTGGTGTGCGACGAGGTGCAGGACTTCACCGACCTGCAGTTGGCGCTGCTGTTCCGCCTCGCCGAGGATCCGCGCCGCACCGTGCTCACCGGTGACCCCAAGCAGATCATCAATCCGAGCGGGTTCCGCTGGGAGGAGGTGCGCGCCCGCTACTACGAGCGCGGCCTGGCGGTGCCGGAGGTGGTCAACCTCAGCATCAACTTTCGCAGCGTAGGGAACATCGTCGGCCTGGCCAACGAGCTGCTGGTGCTGAAGCGGGCGCTGGTCGGCGCCGCGGCCGGCGAGATTACCGAGCGCTGGATGTTCCGGGGGCGGCCGCCGCTGCTGGCCGAGGGGCTTGCCGAGCCCGCGGTGCTGGACGCGGTGCGCCGCGGCGGCGCGGGCCAGGTGGTGCTGGTGCGCACGGCGACGGAGCGCGACCGGCTGCGCGCGGCGCTGCAGTCGGAGCTGGTATTCACCATCGCCGACGCCAAGGGCCTGGAGTTCGACGCGGTGCTCCTGTGGCGTTTCGCGGGCGCGGAGGGGGCGCCTGGCCTGTGGCGGCGCATTGCCGCCGGACAGGTGCGCGGCGCCGCCGACGCCCCGCATATCCGCCACGAGTTGAGCCTGCTGTACGTGGCGGTGTCGCGGGCGCGCAACACCCTGGTGATCTGGGACGGCGAGACGGTCAGTCCGATCTGGGGCATGGCGGCGCTCGCCACGCACGTCTACCGGTCGCCGGACGCGGACGCCCTGGCTGCCACCTGGCAGCGGGTATCGACGCCGGCCGAATGGGAGGCGCAGGGTGACTACTTCGCCGAGCGGGAACACTACGCGGCCGCCGAAGAGTGCTACCGCAATGCCCAGGCGTCGGCCAAGGAGGAGGTGGCGCGCGCCCACCGCCTCGAACAGGAGGGCGATCACCGCACCGCCGCCGCCCTGTTCGCCCGCCATGGCCGCCCCGAACAGGCGGCGGCGAACCTGGAGCGGGCCGGGGAGTTCCCGGAGGCCGCCCGGCAGTGGCGGCGCGCCGGCGATGAGGAGCGTGCCGTTTCGTGCGAGGCGCGCCACTACGAGGCGGCTGGCAACTTCAAGGCGGCCGCGAAGCGCTGGCGGCAACTGGGCGACGAGGCGGCGATGCTGCGCACGTGGGACCGCGGTCGCCAGTACCGGCAGCTTGCGGCGTTCTACCGGGAGCGGAAGGCGAGCGGCGAGGCGGCGCGCTACCTGAAGCTGGCCGGCGACCATGCCGGAGCGGCGGTCGAGTTTCGCCGCGCCGGCATGCTGGAGCCCGCGGCGCAGGAATTCGAGAGCGCGCGCGACTACAAGCGCGCGGCCGCGCTGTACCGGCGGCTGGGAGACAGCGCCGCCCTGCTGCGCTGCCTGGGATCGATGCACACCGGCGGCGCGCACGAAGCGGCGCTGGTATACGAGGAACAGCGCAACTGGCAGAAGGCGGCCGAGCACTTCCGCCGCTACGCCGGCAGCTCGCCGGAGGCGCGCGCCGACCTGGAACGGCGGCTGGCAACCATCACGCCCAAGCGGCCCGGCATGCGTGCGGCGGTGCGCATGGACGCCCTCGGACACCACCTGCGCGCGGCGCCCATATACGAGCGCCACGGCCATCCGGCACGCGCGGCGGAGCTGTACGGCGCCGACGGCGAGCATGAACCGGCGGCGCGCTGTCTGGCAGCGAGCGGCCGGCTCAAGGATGCGGCGCGGGTAGCGCTGCGTGCGCCTGCCGAGAGCGCCCTCAATGCCGCGGTCGAGCATCTGTACGGCTACGTGCTCGGCAACCCGGCGCCCGGCGGGCGGATTGTGCAGGACAAGCAACTCGTGGCGCGGGTCGGCGAGCTCGCGCGCGCAGCGGGGCGCCTGTCGCGCGCCGGCGAGCACCGGCCCGCACTGGCGCACTACCTGGCGCTGCGCAAACTGCCCCTGGAAGCGGACGCGTTCAGGGCCGAGGTGCTCGCCGCCTACGCCGGCCTGCGGCGCCACGCCGACGCGGTCGAACTTTGCCTGCGACAGGGGGCGCCGGACGCGGCGCACGACTACCTGGACGAATACCCCGACGCGGACTGGCCGATCGCCGCGGTGGAGCGGTTGGCGCAACGCGCGGGCGGCCGGCTCGGCGGCGTCGACGACGGCGAAATCTCGGGGGTGCTGTTCCGGATCATGAATTCCTGCTTGCAGCGCGGCGGCGAGCCCGACCGGCGGCCGCGCCTGACCGCCCTGCTGCGCGGCATGTCGCCGGAGTTCGCCTTCTGGACATCTCTGTCCCGCGACTGCAGCGAGCTGCTGATCGCGCTGCGCAGCTACGATCACCTGGTGGGCGTGGTGGTGTACCTCTCGGTCTCGGGCGTCGATTCCGCCGACCGCCGCTACTTTCTCGACCGGCTGCAAACGGTCGCGGAGGCGGAGCGGGACCGGGAGCTGGAGCTGTGTATGCTGCTCGGGGACGACGCGGCATTCGGCGCGGCAATCGCCGACCTCGAGCCGGCGCCGCACAATGTTGCGCTGTTCGCCGAGAGCGACACGCGCTACCGCGAGGCGGTCGCCCTCATGCTGGCTTCAGGCAACGCCGGCGAGGCGGCGTCGGTGTGCGTTCGGCACGGAGACTTCGCCGAGGGCGGACGCATCTACGAGCGGTCGGGCGACCTGCTGCTCGCGGCGCGCACCTTTCGCGACGGCGAGCTGTACGACGATGCGCGGCGCTGCTACGCGGCGCGCGGCGACGAGGCGGGGGTGGCACGGGCGTTCGAACGGGAGCGCCGCCATGACGAGGCGATGGCGATCTGGCAGCGCCTCGGCAGGCAGCGCGAGATCGAGCGCCTCGCCCGCAAGATGGGGCGCGGCGGATAG
- a CDS encoding Gfo/Idh/MocA family oxidoreductase encodes MSGKLGIAVIGVGWMGEAHSRAYLQARHRFADRGLEPRLVVCADEVAARRHAAQRDYGFARATADWREAVADDDVDVVDVTAPNFLHRTMAMAAIDAGKHVFCEKPVGRSPEDALAVAAAAERAGVVSGVGYNYVFAPMVQHARRLIDAGRLGELTHYRGRFFSGYGRDPNGVLSWRFRREQAGSGTLADLISHVVDTAHFIAGPIRRVVSQRHTFIAERPLATPGEGTHFSAKAGGPTGPVTNEDYVGMLVEFAGGARGTLEACRVIFGPECQMAFEVNGRRGALAWDFERLNELQVRLAGDDGAAGDGFTTAIGGPQHPYHGRFNPGAGIGIGYDDTLTIELAEFLSAVVAGAPGRGSLAAAAAVARVQQAAARSWDSGSWETVAG; translated from the coding sequence ATGAGCGGGAAGCTGGGCATCGCTGTGATCGGGGTGGGCTGGATGGGAGAGGCGCACAGCCGCGCCTATCTGCAGGCTCGGCATCGGTTTGCCGACCGCGGACTGGAGCCGCGGCTGGTGGTGTGCGCCGACGAGGTGGCGGCGCGGCGGCACGCGGCGCAGCGCGACTACGGCTTCGCCCGCGCCACCGCCGACTGGCGCGAGGCGGTCGCCGACGACGACGTCGACGTGGTGGACGTGACCGCGCCCAACTTCCTGCACCGCACGATGGCGATGGCGGCAATCGACGCCGGCAAGCACGTGTTCTGCGAGAAGCCGGTGGGACGCAGTCCCGAGGACGCGCTGGCGGTGGCGGCGGCGGCCGAGCGCGCCGGCGTGGTCAGCGGGGTGGGCTACAACTACGTGTTCGCGCCGATGGTGCAGCACGCGCGGCGGTTGATCGACGCCGGAAGGCTCGGCGAGCTGACCCACTACCGGGGCCGCTTCTTCAGCGGCTACGGGCGCGACCCGAACGGCGTGCTGTCGTGGCGCTTCCGGCGCGAGCAGGCCGGCAGCGGCACCCTGGCCGACCTGATCTCGCACGTGGTCGACACCGCGCACTTCATCGCCGGGCCGATCCGGCGCGTGGTGAGCCAGCGGCACACCTTCATCGCCGAGCGTCCCCTGGCCACGCCCGGCGAGGGCACCCACTTCTCCGCCAAGGCCGGCGGCCCTACCGGCCCGGTCACCAACGAGGACTACGTCGGCATGCTGGTGGAGTTCGCCGGCGGCGCGCGCGGCACCCTGGAGGCGTGCCGGGTGATCTTCGGCCCCGAGTGCCAGATGGCGTTCGAGGTGAACGGGCGGCGCGGCGCGCTGGCCTGGGACTTCGAGCGCCTCAACGAGCTGCAGGTGCGCCTGGCCGGCGACGACGGCGCGGCCGGTGACGGCTTTACCACCGCCATCGGCGGGCCGCAGCACCCCTACCACGGCCGCTTCAACCCCGGCGCCGGCATCGGCATCGGCTACGACGACACGCTTACCATCGAATTGGCGGAGTTTCTCAGCGCGGTCGTGGCCGGCGCGCCGGGGCGTGGATCGCTGGCGGCGGCCGCCGCCGTGGCGCGCGTGCAGCAGGCGGCGGCGCGCTCCTGGGACAGCGGCTCCTGGGAAACGGTGGCCGGCTGA
- a CDS encoding MFS transporter, whose protein sequence is MNQPPTHPSPRDFIRRHARWNFWVNVGDLSFVHLAGSFVFISTILPLYVSYLTESRVLIGLIPAIYLVASHVPQLLMAARAESLARKKPWIVRISVFERVPWLVLGLGIVLWPVAPAWFSYGFLVVMLLVGQGAVGVASPAWRAMLAKVIHPDRKGMMFGLGAAIGALMGAGGALLARHILDTVAYPLSFGICFLLAFAGQAISWTFLTFNREPASTPERPRVRLGAYLRELPAVLRGDYNFARFLLSQILVIFGALGVTFYVIYAREAFAISDAFAATLTVAALISQAAGTPLLGWWGDRFGHRAAIEVAALLCAAAGVVVLVAPAAAWMYAAFALLSLSDAGIRVSRPSLAMDLGAAGRVATYTALTTTLLAAPALAAPIAGGWLIDTVNYRAVFAAGVVLSLAGWLVLRFGVADPRVARRRAGSGGGAPGHAAGG, encoded by the coding sequence GTGAACCAGCCCCCCACCCACCCCAGCCCGCGGGACTTCATTCGCCGCCACGCGCGCTGGAACTTCTGGGTCAATGTCGGCGACCTGTCGTTCGTCCACCTGGCCGGCAGCTTCGTCTTCATCTCCACCATCCTGCCGCTCTACGTCAGCTACCTGACCGAGTCGCGGGTGCTGATCGGACTGATCCCGGCCATCTACCTGGTCGCCTCGCACGTGCCTCAACTCCTCATGGCCGCCCGCGCCGAGTCGCTGGCACGCAAGAAGCCGTGGATCGTGCGCATCAGCGTATTCGAGCGCGTGCCGTGGCTGGTGCTGGGGCTGGGCATCGTGCTGTGGCCGGTGGCACCGGCGTGGTTCTCCTACGGGTTCCTGGTGGTGATGCTGCTGGTCGGCCAAGGTGCGGTGGGGGTGGCGTCGCCGGCGTGGCGCGCCATGCTGGCGAAGGTAATCCATCCCGACCGCAAGGGGATGATGTTCGGCCTCGGCGCCGCCATCGGTGCGCTGATGGGCGCCGGCGGCGCGTTGCTGGCGCGGCACATCCTTGATACGGTGGCTTACCCGCTGTCGTTCGGCATCTGCTTCCTGCTCGCGTTTGCCGGCCAGGCGATCTCCTGGACCTTCCTGACCTTCAACCGCGAGCCGGCAAGCACCCCCGAGCGGCCTCGCGTACGCCTGGGCGCCTATCTGCGCGAGTTGCCGGCGGTGCTGCGCGGCGACTACAACTTCGCGCGCTTCCTGCTGAGCCAGATCCTGGTAATCTTCGGCGCCCTCGGCGTGACCTTCTACGTGATCTACGCGCGCGAGGCGTTTGCCATCAGCGACGCCTTCGCCGCCACCCTTACCGTGGCGGCGCTGATCAGCCAGGCGGCCGGCACGCCATTGCTCGGCTGGTGGGGCGACCGCTTCGGCCACCGGGCCGCCATCGAGGTGGCGGCGCTGCTGTGCGCGGCGGCCGGCGTGGTGGTGCTGGTGGCGCCGGCGGCGGCGTGGATGTACGCCGCCTTTGCCCTCCTCTCCCTGTCCGACGCCGGCATCAGGGTGTCTCGACCGAGCCTGGCCATGGACCTCGGCGCCGCCGGCCGGGTGGCCACCTACACCGCGCTGACCACCACGCTGCTGGCGGCGCCGGCGCTGGCGGCGCCGATTGCCGGCGGGTGGTTGATCGACACGGTGAACTACCGGGCGGTGTTCGCGGCAGGGGTGGTGCTGTCGCTGGCCGGCTGGCTGGTGCTGCGCTTCGGCGTGGCGGACCCGCGCGTGGCGCGGCGGCGGGCCGGCAGCGGCGGCGGTGCTCCAGGTCACGCCGCCGGAGGTTGA
- a CDS encoding Gfo/Idh/MocA family oxidoreductase has protein sequence METELRVGLVGCGPRAHNHARLVARMEGVRLEAVCDPLAAPRGRLADEFGIGRRHGRIDEMLEDAPLDAVLVNVPPHLNAAAAAECLEAGVDTLVEKPPGLHVAETRALRAAAARSGARCMVGFNRRFNPLIREAKRRVAERGPLVTVVGEFHKNLVELERQGRLAEPTLARFFYETPIHALDCVRWLAGSPVREVHSFARQAVSRHRDAFGALMQCDNGCIVHLVANITAGARLERYEIHGAGISAYLEGVKRGHVVADGEVTELAVPGTGTGAGGTLEQDRYFFDCIRNDRPIELPACDLDEAVATMELMAAIHGD, from the coding sequence GTGGAAACGGAACTGAGGGTGGGATTGGTGGGCTGCGGGCCGCGGGCACACAACCATGCACGCCTGGTAGCCCGGATGGAAGGCGTTCGGCTGGAGGCGGTGTGTGACCCGCTGGCCGCGCCGCGCGGCAGGCTGGCGGATGAGTTCGGCATCGGGCGCCGCCACGGGCGGATCGACGAGATGCTGGAGGACGCGCCGCTGGATGCGGTACTGGTCAACGTGCCGCCGCACCTGAACGCGGCGGCGGCTGCGGAGTGCCTGGAAGCCGGTGTCGACACCTTGGTGGAGAAGCCGCCGGGGCTGCACGTGGCCGAGACCCGTGCCCTGCGCGCGGCGGCGGCGCGCAGCGGGGCGCGCTGCATGGTGGGCTTCAACAGGCGCTTCAACCCGCTGATCCGGGAGGCGAAGCGGCGCGTCGCCGAACGTGGCCCGCTGGTGACGGTGGTCGGGGAGTTCCACAAGAACCTGGTCGAGCTGGAACGCCAGGGAAGGCTCGCCGAGCCGACGCTGGCGCGGTTCTTCTACGAGACGCCGATTCACGCGCTGGACTGCGTGCGCTGGCTGGCCGGCTCCCCGGTGCGGGAGGTGCACAGCTTCGCGCGGCAGGCGGTGTCGCGCCACCGCGATGCGTTCGGAGCGCTGATGCAGTGCGACAACGGGTGCATCGTGCACCTGGTCGCCAACATCACCGCCGGCGCGCGGCTGGAGCGGTACGAGATCCACGGCGCCGGCATCTCCGCTTACCTGGAAGGGGTCAAGCGCGGGCACGTGGTGGCGGACGGCGAAGTGACCGAACTCGCCGTCCCCGGCACCGGAACAGGGGCCGGCGGCACCCTGGAGCAGGACCGCTACTTCTTCGACTGCATCCGCAACGACCGGCCCATCGAACTGCCGGCGTGCGACCTGGACGAGGCGGTCGCCACCATGGAACTGATGGCCGCCATCCACGGCGACTGA
- a CDS encoding S8 family serine peptidase translates to MHEPDPVTVAVLDTGYVPHPDLADNLLVADGYDFISDGDASGDGDGTDRDATDRGIDGSWHGTAIAGVIAALTDNGTGVAGMGWPWDRSPVTIMPVRVAGRGSFE, encoded by the coding sequence TTGCACGAGCCCGACCCAGTCACCGTCGCGGTGCTCGACACCGGATACGTGCCGCATCCGGACCTCGCCGACAACCTGCTCGTCGCCGACGGCTACGACTTCATCAGCGATGGGGACGCGTCCGGTGACGGCGACGGCACCGATCGCGATGCGACCGATCGCGGGATTGACGGTTCCTGGCATGGCACGGCGATTGCGGGGGTAATCGCGGCATTGACCGACAACGGCACAGGTGTGGCCGGTATGGGATGGCCCTGGGACCGCTCTCCGGTCACGATCATGCCGGTCCGAGTCGCCGGGCGGGGATCCTTCGAGTGA
- the leuA gene encoding 2-isopropylmalate synthase: MQRGTITKYRPFPVIDLPDRRWPSRTIEQAPIWCSVDLRDGNQALINPMNLEQKLRMFRLLTDIGFKEIEIGFPSAAAVEFEFTRTLIERGLIPGDVYPQVLTQARDHLIRRTFEAIEGTPRAVVHLYNSTSTLQRRVVFGMDRAEIRAIAVDGTRLVRELAERTDTEVVYEYSPESFTGTELDYAVEICDAVIEAWDPSPERRMIINLPATVELATPNVYADQIEWFLRHVRRRDSIILSLHTHNDRGTGVAATELGLMAGAERVEGTLFGNGERTGNVDIVTVGLNLYTQGVDPGLDLHDLGRLIEVSDYCTDIPVGARHPYAGELVFTAFSGSHQDAINKGMTAQGNGPDSLWAVPYLPIDPTDVGRSYQAIIRINSQSGKGGVAYVMEAEFGCLLPKTMQPEFGQVVQALTDRTGREVEAQEIWQAFETEYLDADQPVRFIDYAIATAADDSSRMDGVLTIVRDGVRMVLEGSGNGPIDALKDALGKAGLADFRLTHYSEHSLGQGTDSTAIAYIQIASGNGIQCFGAGTNPNIAKASALALISALNRSIAAQAAAEPYEPAALAPAVSPVAEAVAR; the protein is encoded by the coding sequence ATGCAGCGAGGAACGATCACCAAGTACCGACCCTTCCCGGTCATCGACCTGCCGGACCGCCGGTGGCCGAGCCGTACCATCGAGCAGGCGCCGATCTGGTGCAGCGTCGATCTGCGCGACGGCAACCAGGCGTTGATCAACCCGATGAACCTGGAGCAGAAGCTGCGCATGTTCCGCCTCCTGACCGACATCGGCTTCAAGGAGATCGAGATCGGATTCCCGTCCGCCGCGGCGGTGGAGTTCGAATTCACGCGCACCCTGATCGAGCGCGGCCTGATCCCCGGCGATGTCTATCCGCAGGTGCTCACCCAGGCGCGCGACCACCTGATCCGGCGCACCTTCGAGGCGATCGAGGGCACCCCGCGGGCCGTCGTGCACCTGTACAACTCCACCTCCACGCTGCAGCGGCGCGTGGTGTTCGGCATGGACCGCGCCGAAATCCGCGCCATAGCGGTGGATGGCACCCGCCTGGTGCGCGAGCTGGCGGAGCGCACCGACACCGAGGTGGTGTACGAGTACTCTCCGGAGAGCTTCACCGGCACCGAGCTCGACTACGCCGTGGAGATATGCGACGCGGTGATCGAGGCATGGGACCCTAGTCCCGAGCGGCGCATGATCATCAACCTGCCGGCCACGGTGGAGCTGGCCACGCCCAACGTGTATGCCGACCAGATCGAGTGGTTCCTGCGCCACGTGCGGCGCCGCGACAGCATCATCCTCAGCCTGCACACCCACAACGACCGCGGAACCGGCGTCGCGGCCACCGAACTGGGCCTGATGGCCGGGGCGGAGCGGGTGGAAGGCACGCTGTTCGGCAACGGCGAGCGCACCGGCAACGTGGACATCGTCACCGTCGGGCTCAACCTGTACACCCAGGGGGTCGATCCGGGACTCGACCTGCACGATCTCGGCCGCCTGATCGAGGTATCCGATTACTGTACCGACATCCCGGTAGGCGCTCGCCATCCCTATGCGGGGGAGCTGGTGTTCACCGCCTTCTCCGGCTCCCACCAGGACGCCATCAACAAGGGCATGACGGCGCAGGGCAACGGACCCGACTCCCTGTGGGCGGTGCCCTACCTGCCGATCGACCCGACCGACGTCGGGCGCTCCTACCAGGCGATCATCCGCATCAACTCGCAGTCGGGCAAGGGCGGCGTGGCGTACGTCATGGAGGCCGAGTTCGGCTGCCTGCTACCCAAGACGATGCAGCCGGAGTTCGGCCAAGTGGTGCAGGCTCTCACCGACCGCACCGGACGCGAAGTGGAGGCGCAGGAGATCTGGCAGGCGTTCGAGACCGAGTACCTGGACGCCGATCAGCCGGTACGGTTCATCGACTACGCCATCGCCACCGCGGCCGATGACAGCTCGCGGATGGACGGGGTGCTGACCATAGTCCGGGACGGCGTGCGGATGGTGCTGGAGGGGAGCGGCAACGGACCGATCGACGCCCTCAAGGACGCCCTCGGCAAGGCGGGCCTGGCCGACTTCCGGCTGACTCACTACTCCGAGCACTCCCTGGGGCAGGGCACCGACTCCACCGCCATCGCCTACATCCAGATCGCCTCCGGCAACGGCATCCAGTGCTTCGGCGCCGGCACCAACCCGAACATCGCCAAGGCCTCGGCGCTGGCGCTCATATCCGCGCTCAACCGGAGCATCGCCGCGCAGGCGGCCGCCGAGCCGTACGAGCCCGCCGCGCTCGCCCCCGCGGTGTCACCGGTCGCTGAGGCCGTCGCGCGCTGA